A window of the Fibrobacter sp. genome harbors these coding sequences:
- a CDS encoding VOC family protein: MDRLKMIRRLAHVCLNVKNLERSIEYYARLGFTPQFRFTKNGKQFGAYLKIADGNYIEIFENPEIDKVQEGGIAHFCLETDDIDSLIRKLSVGGIEFTKKKLGCDNTYQIWLTDPDGNRFEVHQYTSGSSQRTGVDVEADW, encoded by the coding sequence GTGGATAGACTGAAAATGATCAGGCGTTTGGCACATGTATGTCTGAATGTGAAAAATCTGGAGAGATCCATTGAGTATTATGCCAGATTGGGCTTTACTCCTCAATTCAGATTCACAAAAAATGGGAAACAGTTTGGGGCTTATCTGAAGATAGCTGATGGAAATTATATCGAGATTTTTGAGAATCCGGAGATTGATAAGGTCCAGGAAGGTGGCATTGCTCATTTTTGCCTTGAAACAGATGATATTGATTCTCTGATTAGAAAACTCTCTGTTGGTGGAATCGAGTTCACTAAAAAGAAGCTTGGTTGTGACAATACATATCAGATCTGGCTGACCGATCCGGACGGAAACAGATTTGAGGTTCACCAGTATACATCCGGCAGTTCGCAGAGGACAGGGGTCGATGTAGAAGCGGACTGGTAG
- a CDS encoding YdcF family protein, which produces MALLLKFIAFPLYPVGLTLILLSCGLIVTCFKKRFGVYLIGLALFILFFFSFPPVTRFLSWILEKDYIGSAELPRDCSAIVVLGGGGVSISYPRQYPEINEAGDRIIHGSRLYKMGVCNRIITTGRFVGQKNQSRTEASHNALLLREMGVDSADIIIEPLAQNTHEHGPYVARILDSLQLPRKVILVTSASHMYRSVAVFRKNGFEVYPAAADFNYEKVGFFKIINLLPSSYSLHRSTVNLHEIYGIIGYRILGWI; this is translated from the coding sequence ATGGCTTTATTGTTAAAATTCATAGCTTTCCCTCTGTATCCCGTTGGCCTGACACTGATTTTACTCTCTTGCGGGCTTATCGTTACATGTTTTAAAAAGCGGTTTGGCGTTTATCTGATCGGCCTTGCTCTCTTTATCCTTTTTTTCTTTTCTTTTCCACCGGTAACACGCTTTTTAAGCTGGATTCTGGAGAAGGACTACATCGGAAGTGCGGAGTTGCCCCGGGATTGCTCTGCAATAGTTGTCCTTGGAGGAGGAGGAGTGAGTATAAGCTATCCCAGACAGTATCCGGAGATCAATGAGGCAGGGGACCGGATAATTCATGGCAGCAGGCTTTACAAAATGGGAGTCTGCAACAGAATTATAACTACTGGGAGGTTTGTAGGTCAGAAGAATCAGAGTAGAACTGAAGCGAGCCATAATGCACTTCTCTTAAGAGAAATGGGAGTGGATTCAGCAGATATTATCATTGAACCTTTGGCACAGAACACCCATGAGCATGGGCCTTATGTAGCAAGAATTCTGGATTCGCTTCAATTGCCCAGGAAAGTAATTCTGGTTACAAGTGCATCTCACATGTACAGATCAGTTGCGGTTTTCAGGAAAAACGGTTTTGAGGTTTATCCGGCGGCGGCCGATTTTAATTATGAGAAAGTTGGATTTTTCAAAATTATAAACCTGCTTCCCTCCTCCTATTCGCTTCACAGGTCTACAGTGAACCTTCATGAGATTTACGGGATAATAGGATACCGTATTCTGGGATGGATTTAG
- a CDS encoding thiol reductase thioredoxin: MTDEEFEREIIQRSYKQPVLVDFWAPWCGPCKVLSPQLEVIHSRHRGEWVLVKINADKNPSISIRCHVTAIPSVKLFYKGEIISEFHGALPGHIIEEWIKKSLQKTL; this comes from the coding sequence ATGACCGATGAAGAATTTGAACGGGAAATAATTCAGAGAAGCTATAAACAGCCGGTACTGGTAGACTTCTGGGCTCCATGGTGCGGGCCATGTAAAGTGTTAAGCCCTCAGCTTGAGGTAATACACAGCAGACACAGAGGAGAGTGGGTGCTTGTGAAGATCAATGCCGACAAAAACCCATCCATCTCAATCCGCTGCCATGTCACAGCAATACCCTCTGTCAAACTTTTTTACAAAGGAGAGATAATAAGCGAATTTCATGGTGCCCTGCCCGGACACATCATTGAAGAGTGGATTAAAAAATCTCTGCAGAAAACACTGTGA
- the wrbA gene encoding NAD(P)H:quinone oxidoreductase has protein sequence MRALVLFYSTYGHTYRLAEAVAEGASSIPGSEVVIRRVPETLPESVLQKMGAIEAQKQFSHIPECKMEELADYDAIFFGTPTRFGNMIGQMRLFLDSTGPLWAKGALVGKVGSVFTSTSTQHGGQESTILSFHITLLHHGMLIAGLPYSFTGQTRMDEITGCSPYGASTIVGGEGNRHPSENELAGARFQGKFVAEMASRLSAQR, from the coding sequence ATGCGAGCATTGGTCCTGTTTTATTCAACTTACGGTCATACTTACAGGCTGGCTGAAGCGGTTGCTGAGGGGGCTTCCAGTATTCCCGGATCAGAAGTGGTGATCAGGAGGGTTCCGGAGACTCTTCCCGAGTCTGTTCTGCAGAAGATGGGGGCGATAGAGGCCCAGAAGCAGTTTTCTCATATTCCGGAATGTAAGATGGAGGAGCTGGCAGACTATGATGCCATCTTTTTCGGAACTCCTACAAGATTTGGGAATATGATCGGGCAGATGCGCCTGTTTCTGGATTCAACCGGGCCGCTATGGGCTAAAGGTGCTCTGGTGGGCAAGGTCGGGAGTGTCTTCACCAGCACTTCTACCCAGCATGGGGGACAGGAATCTACAATTCTTTCATTTCATATTACTCTCCTGCACCATGGTATGCTCATTGCCGGTTTGCCTTATTCATTTACAGGGCAGACCCGGATGGATGAGATAACTGGCTGCAGCCCTTACGGTGCATCTACTATAGTAGGTGGAGAGGGCAACCGTCACCCATCGGAAAACGAACTGGCAGGAGCCAGATTTCAGGGTAAATTTGTCGCCGAGATGGCATCTAGGCTTAGTGCTCAGAGATAG
- a CDS encoding CBS domain-containing protein, translating to MKVKEVMTAQPEMISANEPVINAAHRMRELNVGALPVSQEDKLAGVVTDRDIVLRAVSERRDLNNTRISDIMSRGAFTCNEDSDVRDCARVMEEKKVRRVVVTNNAGKPSGIVSVGDLATKAGEELAGEVISRVSQPSSPER from the coding sequence ATGAAGGTTAAAGAGGTTATGACAGCTCAACCGGAAATGATCTCTGCCAATGAACCGGTGATTAATGCCGCCCACAGGATGAGAGAACTCAATGTGGGGGCTCTTCCTGTCTCTCAGGAAGATAAACTGGCAGGTGTAGTCACAGATCGCGACATAGTTTTACGCGCTGTATCGGAAAGGCGGGATCTTAACAACACCAGAATCAGCGACATAATGAGCAGAGGTGCTTTTACCTGCAATGAGGATTCCGATGTCAGGGATTGCGCCAGGGTGATGGAAGAGAAAAAGGTGAGACGTGTGGTTGTGACCAATAATGCCGGCAAACCAAGCGGGATTGTCTCTGTTGGAGACCTGGCCACAAAGGCTGGAGAGGAGCTTGCAGGTGAGGTTATTTCCCGTGTTTCACAGCCTTCCAGCCCTGAAAGGTAA
- the trpS gene encoding tryptophan--tRNA ligase, with translation MSEEQLDYGTFEATLERSRKLEEDLQKRPGAYKVLTGDRPTGRLHIGHLFGSLQNRVKLHRMGVPTFIVIADYQVLTDRDTFENISENIRQLAIDYMSAGIDATDGKTFIFPHSHVPELNQLLLPFLTLVTNAELDRNPTVKEEIIASGQKRINAGMYTYPVHQAADILFCKGNVVPVGKDQLPHLELTRTIARRFNDRFARKQPLFPEPQPLLSEAPVILGLDGSQKMSKSRNNAVMLSADEDETARLIKKAKTDSERTITFDPVKRPEVSNLLLIASLTTGRSPVEIAEEIGDGGSGKLKAFLTDSINEYLRPIRTRRKELEQNMDFVRETLRAGVRTAREEAEKTLEEVREAMNMKI, from the coding sequence ATGTCAGAAGAACAGTTGGATTACGGCACGTTTGAGGCTACTCTTGAGAGAAGCAGGAAACTTGAAGAAGATCTTCAGAAAAGGCCCGGGGCGTATAAGGTACTCACAGGGGACAGGCCTACAGGAAGGCTTCATATAGGTCATCTTTTCGGATCATTGCAGAACAGAGTAAAACTGCACAGGATGGGAGTACCGACCTTTATCGTTATCGCAGATTATCAGGTTCTCACAGACAGAGATACTTTTGAAAATATCTCCGAAAATATCAGACAACTGGCAATTGACTACATGTCAGCAGGCATAGATGCCACAGATGGGAAAACATTCATATTTCCTCACAGCCATGTCCCGGAACTTAATCAACTGCTGCTTCCGTTTCTGACTCTTGTGACAAATGCGGAACTTGACAGAAATCCCACTGTAAAGGAGGAGATCATTGCCTCAGGTCAGAAACGAATCAATGCGGGCATGTACACCTACCCGGTGCATCAGGCCGCAGACATTTTGTTCTGTAAAGGCAATGTGGTACCTGTGGGAAAGGACCAACTGCCGCATCTGGAACTGACCAGAACAATCGCCAGGCGTTTTAACGACAGATTTGCCCGTAAACAGCCGCTCTTCCCGGAGCCTCAGCCGCTCCTGAGTGAAGCTCCGGTAATCCTGGGGCTCGATGGCTCTCAGAAAATGAGTAAAAGCAGGAATAATGCGGTAATGCTGAGTGCGGATGAGGATGAGACTGCGAGGCTGATAAAAAAGGCAAAGACCGATTCAGAAAGGACTATCACTTTTGATCCGGTAAAACGCCCGGAAGTATCCAACCTTCTGCTTATAGCCTCTTTGACAACCGGTAGATCACCTGTAGAAATAGCGGAAGAAATCGGAGATGGCGGTTCAGGAAAATTAAAGGCATTTTTGACAGATTCGATAAACGAATATCTGCGGCCGATCAGAACCAGAAGGAAGGAACTGGAGCAGAACATGGATTTTGTCCGTGAAACTCTGCGTGCCGGTGTCAGAACTGCAAGAGAAGAGGCTGAGAAGACACTTGAGGAAGTACGGGAAGCGATGAATATGAAGATATAA
- a CDS encoding PRC-barrel domain containing protein, with protein MLRSVREISGVHVEAVDGVVGKLEQFLFDDRNWVVRYLVVDTGPILIGRKVLLSPACIDNVRSDSIVVKNSREQVRNSPEIDTVETVSRQKEMQLHDYYSWPYYWDYPVNFNSLGNAVYPEHVPPYAFPEERLAFEAVEKDLRMETETRESHLRETREIRGYHIQATDEQTGHVDDYIIDDDKWVIRYLVADTRNIIPGKKVLIAPQWTKGIDWGEAVVYVDVKGEEIRNSPAYDSSVPLTREFEEKLYKYYNRTRYWERDSGK; from the coding sequence ATGTTGCGCAGTGTCAGGGAGATCAGTGGGGTTCATGTTGAGGCTGTTGATGGCGTGGTTGGGAAGCTAGAGCAGTTTTTATTCGATGACCGGAACTGGGTTGTCCGATATCTGGTAGTTGACACTGGTCCGATTCTTATCGGCAGGAAAGTTTTACTTTCACCGGCTTGCATAGATAATGTACGCAGTGATTCCATAGTGGTGAAAAACTCAAGAGAGCAGGTCCGCAACAGTCCCGAGATTGATACAGTAGAGACGGTTTCCCGTCAGAAAGAGATGCAGCTTCACGATTACTACTCCTGGCCTTACTACTGGGATTATCCGGTGAATTTTAACTCCCTGGGAAATGCGGTGTATCCCGAGCATGTTCCTCCTTATGCTTTCCCTGAGGAGAGGCTTGCTTTTGAGGCGGTCGAGAAGGATTTAAGAATGGAGACCGAGACTCGTGAATCTCACCTGCGAGAGACAAGGGAGATCAGGGGGTATCACATTCAGGCCACAGATGAGCAGACAGGGCATGTGGATGATTATATAATAGATGATGATAAGTGGGTAATACGATATCTGGTTGCAGATACCCGGAATATCATTCCTGGAAAGAAAGTGCTTATCGCACCGCAATGGACGAAGGGCATTGACTGGGGAGAAGCGGTGGTGTATGTGGATGTAAAGGGTGAAGAGATCAGAAACAGCCCTGCTTATGACAGTAGTGTACCACTCACACGGGAGTTCGAGGAGAAACTATACAAATACTACAATCGAACCAGGTACTGGGAAAGGGATAGCGGGAAATGA
- the malQ gene encoding 4-alpha-glucanotransferase has product MNKRGSGVLLHISSLPSPYGIGDFGPRAYLFADFLSETRQSYWQVLPLNPTAPQRDFSPYSSISSFALDPLFISPELLLEESLADKEDIIPPCSFSSDHTEYEKALKFKMSLLDSAFRRALERGLGPDFHLFCHEHSLWLDNHALYLALSSYFSGKPWSQWPAEIRNRDPAALKNAAADLSREILKEKFIQFLLLHQWNRLKNYCHSRGIQIIGDLPMFVSYESSDVWANRSIFKLDEQLEPLSYAGVPPDRFSGSGQLWHNPVYNWDVLSQSNYQWWVERFKRSFELFDIIRIDHFRGLVAYWEISAKNMNPSDGRWEPVPVYPFFNTMFKHFYCFPVIAEDLGIITPDVRETMSRLGLPGMKVLLFAFESNVTNHPYLPHMYERNCMACTGTHDTNTIRGWFDNDACDDERRLLFRYLGEKVDNEQINWKAIQILMMSAADMVTFPLQDILGLGSDSRMNNPGTRNNNWKWRFHESSLSPAVRENLRERTIIYGRE; this is encoded by the coding sequence ATGAACAAAAGAGGAAGCGGTGTCCTTCTCCATATCTCATCTCTGCCCTCCCCCTATGGAATAGGGGATTTCGGTCCCCGGGCATACCTTTTCGCAGATTTCCTCTCTGAAACCAGGCAGAGCTACTGGCAGGTCCTCCCCCTCAACCCTACCGCCCCACAACGGGATTTCTCCCCTTACAGCAGCATCTCATCCTTTGCACTCGATCCCCTCTTTATCAGCCCGGAACTGCTCCTGGAAGAATCCCTGGCTGACAAAGAGGATATCATCCCTCCCTGCTCCTTCAGTTCCGATCACACCGAGTACGAAAAAGCGCTGAAATTTAAAATGTCTCTGCTGGACTCAGCCTTCAGAAGAGCCCTGGAAAGAGGCTTGGGCCCCGATTTTCATCTGTTCTGCCACGAACATTCACTCTGGCTCGATAACCACGCCCTCTATCTTGCCCTCTCCTCCTACTTCAGCGGAAAACCCTGGAGCCAGTGGCCGGCAGAGATCCGCAACCGTGACCCTGCTGCCCTGAAAAATGCCGCTGCAGATCTGAGCAGAGAGATCCTCAAAGAGAAATTTATCCAGTTCCTCCTGCTCCACCAGTGGAACAGGCTGAAAAACTACTGCCACTCCAGAGGTATCCAGATAATCGGAGATCTGCCGATGTTTGTCAGTTACGAAAGCTCCGATGTATGGGCAAACCGCTCCATTTTCAAACTCGATGAGCAGCTTGAACCTCTCTCCTATGCCGGTGTCCCTCCGGATCGTTTCAGCGGCTCCGGCCAGCTCTGGCATAATCCGGTCTACAACTGGGATGTCCTCTCACAAAGCAATTACCAGTGGTGGGTGGAGCGATTCAAAAGGTCTTTCGAACTATTTGACATAATAAGAATAGATCACTTCAGAGGCCTTGTTGCTTACTGGGAAATCTCAGCAAAGAACATGAACCCTTCTGATGGAAGATGGGAACCGGTTCCGGTTTACCCCTTCTTTAACACCATGTTCAAGCACTTCTACTGCTTCCCTGTAATTGCCGAGGACCTGGGGATAATTACTCCCGATGTCCGGGAGACAATGAGCCGCCTGGGACTGCCCGGGATGAAGGTGCTTCTCTTTGCTTTTGAGAGCAATGTCACCAACCACCCCTATCTCCCTCACATGTATGAACGCAACTGCATGGCCTGTACCGGTACCCATGACACCAACACTATCCGGGGCTGGTTTGATAACGATGCCTGCGATGATGAGCGAAGACTGCTCTTCCGTTACCTGGGGGAAAAAGTCGACAATGAACAGATCAACTGGAAAGCGATTCAGATCCTTATGATGTCTGCGGCAGACATGGTTACCTTCCCTCTGCAGGACATACTGGGTCTGGGCTCAGACTCACGCATGAACAATCCGGGAACACGCAATAACAACTGGAAATGGCGGTTTCATGAGAGCAGCCTTTCACCGGCTGTAAGAGAAAACCTCCGGGAGAGGACTATTATTTACGGAAGAGAATAG
- a CDS encoding RNA-binding protein, with protein MSKKLYVGNLSWGTTDEALKDLFSQYGKVESASVITDRETGRSRGFGFVEMENAEDAIHNLNGKEFQGRHIKVSEATGRRRPKSVGDYGHSGYGGSDEGTISW; from the coding sequence ATGTCTAAGAAGCTCTATGTGGGGAATCTTTCCTGGGGTACTACTGATGAGGCTTTGAAGGATCTGTTCAGCCAGTATGGAAAAGTTGAATCGGCATCGGTGATAACAGACCGGGAGACCGGGAGATCCAGGGGGTTTGGGTTTGTAGAGATGGAGAATGCTGAGGATGCCATTCATAATCTTAATGGAAAAGAGTTCCAGGGGCGGCATATAAAGGTAAGTGAGGCCACAGGACGCAGGAGACCAAAGAGTGTGGGAGACTATGGCCACAGCGGCTATGGGGGCAGTGACGAAGGGACGATCTCCTGGTAG
- a CDS encoding phosphoribosyltransferase has product MNERYRDRAEAGRELAKHLQKYADMPDLLVLALPRGGIVVAFEVSLALNGELDVFLVRKLGAPYEPELAMGAIAEGGILLLNDAVVNYLSISKETIEETAQQQLAELQRRQQLYRNGRPSPRISGRPVIVVDDGVATGATMKAALKAIKRKEPSVLVAAVPVGAQSTCLELKAVADEVVCLEMPEPFMSVGLWYEDFRQIEDSEVTELLQKAFKHQKNEEG; this is encoded by the coding sequence ATGAATGAACGGTATCGGGACCGGGCTGAGGCTGGACGGGAGCTGGCAAAACATCTGCAGAAATATGCTGACATGCCGGATCTTCTGGTTTTAGCTCTTCCCCGGGGAGGGATAGTGGTGGCTTTTGAGGTGTCACTTGCTCTAAACGGGGAGCTTGATGTTTTCCTGGTCAGGAAACTGGGGGCGCCTTATGAGCCGGAGCTTGCTATGGGAGCCATAGCCGAGGGAGGAATTCTGCTCTTGAACGATGCGGTAGTGAACTATCTGTCTATATCAAAGGAAACCATAGAGGAAACTGCGCAGCAGCAACTGGCTGAACTGCAGAGACGGCAGCAGCTCTATCGCAATGGTCGTCCCTCTCCCCGGATTTCCGGTCGTCCAGTTATAGTCGTTGATGATGGAGTGGCGACTGGAGCTACAATGAAGGCCGCGCTCAAGGCAATCAAACGCAAGGAACCGTCAGTACTGGTTGCTGCGGTACCGGTGGGGGCGCAGTCAACCTGTCTTGAGCTTAAAGCAGTGGCAGATGAGGTCGTGTGCCTGGAGATGCCGGAGCCTTTCATGTCTGTAGGGCTATGGTATGAGGATTTCAGGCAGATTGAGGACAGCGAGGTGACAGAGTTGCTGCAGAAGGCTTTTAAGCATCAGAAAAATGAGGAGGGGTGA
- a CDS encoding BON domain-containing protein: MAFSKEEIKKNIVDQLFWDSRVDASGITIEFLDGTVVLSGTVPTWLARQAAEQDVWAVPGVSAVRNDIAVRFPSGHPLPSDEEIKGMVTNVLSWDSNIDNSDIMVSVENGKVTLDGTVPAYWQKVHAREIVTNVQGVVSVNNRLAVVPAKHYVDGLIARDIEAALDRSTEIDVNDIDVQVDNGKVVLMGDVKSRVAYEVAERIVRNTDGVTDVINNLVII, encoded by the coding sequence ATGGCTTTCAGTAAAGAAGAGATAAAAAAGAACATTGTTGATCAGTTGTTCTGGGATTCCCGTGTCGATGCATCCGGGATTACCATAGAGTTTCTGGATGGGACTGTTGTGCTGAGCGGGACTGTCCCTACATGGCTGGCCAGGCAGGCTGCCGAGCAGGATGTCTGGGCTGTGCCGGGAGTAAGTGCTGTGCGTAACGATATTGCTGTCCGCTTCCCCTCAGGTCATCCTCTGCCCTCCGATGAGGAGATAAAAGGGATGGTCACCAATGTCCTCTCGTGGGATTCCAACATTGACAATTCCGATATAATGGTCTCTGTGGAAAACGGGAAAGTAACTCTGGACGGTACAGTGCCGGCTTACTGGCAAAAAGTGCATGCACGAGAGATAGTTACCAATGTTCAGGGCGTAGTCTCAGTCAATAACCGTCTGGCGGTTGTACCTGCAAAGCATTATGTCGATGGATTGATAGCACGGGATATCGAGGCCGCGCTGGACAGAAGCACAGAGATCGATGTAAACGATATAGATGTGCAGGTTGATAATGGGAAAGTAGTCCTGATGGGGGATGTAAAAAGCAGGGTTGCTTATGAAGTGGCGGAGAGGATCGTTCGTAATACTGACGGGGTGACAGATGTGATAAACAATCTGGTGATCATTTAA